One genomic window of Elusimicrobiota bacterium includes the following:
- the hemG gene encoding protoporphyrinogen oxidase — translation MRIAIVGGGISGLATAHHLRQGLQAAGRAAELVIFEARGSPGGTMRTSRRQGFIMEWGPNGFLTNKPYSLELARELGMEGRLLRSSDLARKRFVFSGGRLHRLPETPGAFLGSDLLSVPGRLRVLAEPFIAPDRSGADESVADFARRRLGSEAMEKLIEPMTAGVFAGNPDQLSLASCFPRIRELEARYGGLVKAMLRLRWERLRKGAQAEMSAGPGGVLTSFDTGVQALVEVLAGNFSKELQLGAEVVAVGRRGSKFQLAVKYAEGRSESEADAVVVAAPAYAAGVLLRGLDGALAAELAGIPYAPVAVVALAYEAGDLGAGLDGFGFLVPRLEGRRILGALWDSSVFPNRAPQGKALIRVMVGGARQPELARLPEAELLALVRGELKELIGVSAQPVLERVFFHERGIPQYLKGHGQRLDRIAKRLDGLPGLQLNSNAYRGVSLNDCVLQSKLAAQRLLKGWAGW, via the coding sequence ATGAGGATCGCGATCGTGGGCGGCGGCATATCGGGCTTGGCCACGGCCCATCACCTGCGCCAAGGCCTGCAAGCCGCGGGCCGAGCGGCGGAGCTGGTCATCTTCGAGGCGCGCGGCTCGCCCGGCGGCACCATGCGCACCTCCCGGAGGCAGGGCTTCATCATGGAGTGGGGGCCCAACGGCTTTCTGACCAACAAGCCCTACTCTTTGGAATTGGCGCGCGAGTTGGGCATGGAGGGCCGGCTGCTGCGCTCCTCGGACCTGGCCCGCAAGCGCTTCGTCTTCTCCGGGGGCCGTCTGCACCGGCTTCCCGAGACACCCGGGGCTTTCCTGGGCTCGGACCTGCTCTCGGTCCCGGGACGTCTGCGCGTCTTGGCCGAGCCTTTCATCGCGCCGGATCGCTCCGGCGCAGATGAGTCCGTGGCTGACTTCGCGCGCCGGCGCCTGGGCAGCGAGGCCATGGAGAAGCTCATCGAACCTATGACCGCGGGGGTGTTCGCGGGGAACCCCGACCAGCTTTCATTGGCCTCTTGCTTCCCGCGCATCCGCGAGCTGGAGGCGCGCTACGGGGGGCTGGTCAAGGCCATGCTGCGCCTGCGCTGGGAGAGGCTGCGAAAAGGGGCCCAGGCTGAGATGTCGGCCGGGCCGGGCGGCGTTTTGACCTCTTTCGACACGGGCGTGCAGGCCTTGGTGGAGGTGCTGGCCGGGAACTTCTCCAAGGAGTTGCAGTTGGGCGCCGAGGTCGTGGCTGTGGGGCGCCGAGGCTCGAAGTTCCAGCTGGCGGTGAAGTACGCGGAGGGGCGCTCTGAAAGCGAGGCTGACGCGGTGGTGGTCGCCGCTCCGGCTTATGCGGCCGGAGTCTTGCTGCGCGGCCTGGACGGGGCGCTGGCCGCCGAGCTGGCAGGCATCCCTTACGCGCCCGTGGCGGTGGTCGCCCTGGCCTATGAAGCCGGGGACTTGGGCGCTGGGCTGGATGGGTTCGGCTTCTTGGTGCCGCGGCTGGAAGGGCGGCGCATCCTGGGCGCTTTGTGGGATTCCAGCGTGTTCCCCAATCGCGCCCCGCAGGGCAAGGCCCTGATACGGGTCATGGTGGGCGGGGCGCGCCAGCCGGAACTGGCGCGTCTGCCGGAGGCTGAGCTTCTGGCTTTGGTCCGGGGAGAGCTCAAAGAGCTGATTGGCGTTTCGGCCCAGCCGGTGCTGGAGCGGGTCTTCTTCCACGAGAGGGGCATCCCGCAGTACCTGAAAGGACACGGGCAAAGGCTGGATCGGATCGCCAAGCGTCTGGATGGCCTGCCCGGGCTGCAGCTCAACAGCAATGCCTACCGGGGCGTGTCGCTCAACGACTGCGTGCTGCAGTCGAAGCTGGCGGCGCAGCGCCTGCTCAAGGGCTGGGCCGGGTGGTGA
- the hemH gene encoding ferrochelatase has protein sequence MTAPGRVGVVLLTMGEPENLDQVRPFLRQLLSDRDLVRLPIPALQPLFALAVSSLRAAGLRRRLAAIGGGSPLVRLTYQQRAQLKEALHGAGDFRVYAAMRYGQPSARDVVARMLADGVDRAVALPLYPQYCRATTGSSLHDLHRCLQEAEACIPVQELRSWPQHPGYLAALSDLVARSLAKAQGKRTHLLFSAHGVPQSFIDAGDPYLKEIQLTAEALRRLFPDTPSSLAFQSRTGRGRWLGPDTAEELVRLGRTGVEAAVVVPLSFVCDNSETLYDLDISMRAVAAEAGIKAFLRVPALNDAPGFIAALKDMVVCAQEAA, from the coding sequence GTGACCGCGCCAGGACGAGTCGGCGTCGTGCTCCTGACCATGGGCGAGCCGGAGAATCTCGACCAGGTCCGCCCCTTCCTGCGCCAGCTGTTGTCCGACCGTGACCTGGTGCGCTTGCCCATCCCGGCTCTGCAGCCGCTCTTCGCGCTGGCCGTCTCCTCTTTGCGCGCGGCCGGACTGCGCCGCAGGCTGGCCGCTATCGGAGGCGGCTCGCCCTTGGTCCGCCTGACCTACCAGCAAAGAGCCCAGCTCAAGGAAGCCTTGCACGGCGCGGGAGACTTCCGCGTCTACGCGGCCATGCGCTACGGCCAGCCCTCGGCCCGCGACGTGGTGGCGCGGATGCTGGCCGACGGCGTGGACCGGGCCGTGGCCTTGCCGCTCTACCCGCAGTACTGCCGCGCCACCACCGGTTCGAGCCTCCACGACCTGCACCGCTGCCTGCAGGAGGCCGAGGCCTGCATCCCGGTCCAGGAGCTGCGCTCCTGGCCGCAGCACCCCGGCTATCTCGCGGCTTTGTCGGACCTGGTCGCCCGGTCCTTGGCCAAAGCCCAAGGCAAGAGGACGCACCTGCTCTTCAGCGCGCACGGCGTGCCCCAATCCTTCATAGACGCCGGGGACCCCTATTTGAAGGAGATACAGCTCACGGCCGAGGCCTTGCGCCGGCTCTTCCCGGACACGCCGAGCTCCTTGGCCTTCCAGAGCCGGACCGGCCGCGGCCGCTGGCTGGGCCCGGACACGGCGGAAGAGCTCGTCCGCCTGGGCCGGACCGGAGTCGAGGCCGCGGTGGTGGTGCCGCTGAGTTTCGTCTGCGACAACTCGGAGACCCTTTACGACCTCGACATCTCGATGCGCGCGGTGGCGGCTGAGGCCGGCATCAAGGCTTTCCTGCGCGTGCCGGCGCTCAACGATGCTCCGGGCTTCATCGCCGCGCTCAAGGATATGGTGGTCTGCGCGCAGGAAGCCGCATGA
- the hemE gene encoding uroporphyrinogen decarboxylase, with protein MNDRLLKVCRKEAVDTTPIWIMRQAGRYLPEYMEVRRKHAFLELCKTPELAAKVTLQPVARLGVDAAILFSDILIPVEAMGVPLEFHEGQGPILGQGVRDRSSVGALRVPDPVNDLGFVLDAIRVLRRELAGLVPLIGFSGLPFTLASYIVEGGKSRDFARLRSLMKDDPKTFAELMDKLADTTIAYVGAQISAGAQAIQLFDTWAGILEPAEYLTRVLPYTSRVAEAVRNRGVPVIHFTENCEKLLPVLKELPVDVLSIDWRVPLDRAAEIVGQKFVLQGNLDPETLFKPIPEVEAAAAEVLKRGRAAGGHIFNLGHGILPKTDPDTARALVEAVHRLGKR; from the coding sequence ATGAATGACCGTCTTTTGAAAGTCTGCCGCAAAGAAGCGGTGGACACGACTCCTATCTGGATCATGCGCCAAGCGGGCCGCTATCTGCCCGAGTACATGGAGGTGCGCCGCAAGCACGCCTTCCTGGAGCTGTGCAAGACGCCGGAGCTGGCCGCGAAGGTGACTTTGCAGCCGGTGGCGCGCCTGGGCGTGGACGCCGCCATCCTCTTCTCGGACATCCTCATCCCGGTGGAGGCCATGGGCGTGCCCTTGGAGTTCCACGAAGGCCAGGGCCCCATTCTGGGCCAAGGCGTGCGGGACCGCTCGTCCGTCGGGGCTCTGCGCGTGCCGGACCCGGTCAATGACCTCGGCTTCGTACTCGACGCCATCCGCGTCCTGCGCCGGGAACTGGCGGGCCTGGTCCCGCTCATAGGCTTCTCCGGTCTGCCTTTCACCTTGGCGAGCTACATCGTGGAGGGGGGCAAGTCCCGGGATTTCGCCAGGCTGCGCTCGCTCATGAAAGACGACCCCAAGACCTTCGCCGAGCTGATGGACAAGCTCGCGGATACCACCATCGCTTATGTGGGTGCTCAGATTTCGGCCGGGGCCCAGGCCATCCAGCTCTTCGACACCTGGGCCGGGATATTGGAGCCGGCCGAGTATCTGACGCGGGTCCTGCCCTACACGAGCCGCGTGGCCGAGGCCGTCCGCAACCGGGGCGTGCCCGTCATCCATTTCACGGAGAACTGCGAAAAGCTCCTGCCCGTGCTCAAGGAGCTCCCGGTGGACGTGCTCTCCATCGATTGGCGCGTGCCGCTGGACCGTGCGGCCGAGATCGTGGGGCAGAAGTTCGTCTTGCAGGGCAACCTGGACCCGGAGACGCTCTTCAAACCCATCCCGGAAGTCGAGGCCGCGGCGGCCGAAGTCCTCAAGCGCGGCCGGGCGGCGGGCGGGCACATCTTCAACCTGGGCCACGGCATACTGCCCAAGACCGACCCGGACACGGCACGGGCTTTGGTCGAGGCCGTGCACCGGCTGGGGAAGAGATGA
- a CDS encoding radical SAM protein, with amino-acid sequence MDADAEFIPKWLAWEVTGRCNLDCVHCRARAGAAIADADFTTAEAKALILGIASFCKPVLVLSGGEPLLRPDLFELASLGTDQGLKMALATNGSLVTDEVCGRIMDSGIRIVSLSLDGATAAVHDDFRRQKGAFAGTQKAAEAFRRHGIEFIVNSSFTKRNQADIPAVYRLAKSMGAKSWYLFMVVPAGRGRDILGELITKEDYEKILDWHYQAEKDETAMLMRPTCAPHYYRVIAQKAKAGDKDYKRRSLTFSTGGAKGCVCAQSIAFIDHLGNVQPCSYYPVSAGNVKEKSFKDIWSGSELFRSLRDFKSYKGRCGSCEYLKVCGGCRARAELMSGDHLAEEPMCSYVPLRMRKGNNE; translated from the coding sequence ATGGATGCGGACGCCGAGTTCATCCCGAAGTGGCTGGCCTGGGAAGTGACGGGCCGCTGCAACCTGGACTGCGTGCACTGCCGGGCCCGGGCCGGGGCCGCAATCGCTGACGCTGATTTCACCACGGCCGAGGCCAAGGCGCTCATCCTGGGCATCGCATCTTTCTGCAAACCGGTCCTGGTGCTCTCCGGCGGCGAGCCCCTGCTCAGGCCCGATCTCTTCGAGCTTGCGAGCCTTGGCACGGACCAGGGCCTCAAGATGGCCTTGGCCACCAACGGGTCTTTGGTCACCGACGAGGTCTGCGGCCGCATCATGGACTCCGGCATCCGGATCGTGTCTTTGTCCTTGGACGGGGCCACGGCCGCGGTGCATGACGATTTCCGCCGGCAGAAAGGGGCTTTCGCCGGCACCCAGAAGGCGGCCGAGGCCTTCCGCCGCCATGGCATCGAGTTCATCGTCAATTCCTCCTTCACCAAGCGCAACCAGGCCGATATCCCCGCCGTCTACCGCTTGGCCAAGTCCATGGGCGCCAAGTCCTGGTACCTGTTCATGGTGGTGCCCGCGGGCCGCGGCCGGGACATCCTCGGAGAGCTCATCACCAAGGAGGACTACGAGAAGATCCTGGACTGGCATTACCAGGCCGAGAAGGACGAGACCGCGATGCTGATGCGGCCGACCTGCGCCCCGCACTACTACCGGGTCATCGCGCAGAAGGCCAAGGCCGGGGACAAGGATTACAAGCGCCGCTCCTTGACCTTCTCCACCGGCGGGGCCAAGGGCTGCGTCTGCGCCCAGAGCATCGCGTTCATCGACCATCTGGGCAACGTCCAGCCCTGCTCCTACTATCCGGTCTCCGCGGGCAACGTCAAGGAGAAGTCCTTCAAGGACATCTGGTCCGGCTCGGAGCTGTTCCGTTCTTTGCGCGACTTCAAGAGCTACAAAGGCCGCTGCGGCTCCTGCGAGTACCTGAAGGTCTGCGGAGGCTGCCGGGCCCGGGCCGAGCTGATGTCCGGAGACCATCTGGCGGAAGAGCCCATGTGCAGCTACGTGCCTCTGCGGATGAGAAAGGGAAATAATGAATGA
- a CDS encoding alpha-amylase family glycosyl hydrolase, whose translation MATSLKRFYDGSPRNRIPARADSSYQRLQQLRSLLSLGTPKSDGSMIGPFVFRSDGGRSTTAPTAGLEGFVYAEGQAAAEDGAGSIRHHLQDYGRYLDDLLAPIPWAAEARKHVKELVSGPGSDTAKYDQLMSFVRQYTETLRAQVAASDKSQWLRQARIYEVFPRAYNLAGKRAAMGRAPGGGAPFFADFGTQDLQDIKALGFDALWVMGIFPIGQRNQSGTGGGSPYSIEDHESLNPELGSPEDFRGFVARAHELGLKVIIDFVPNHTSMDSKLLTSHPEFFLHKDADPSHPDTPDNGYFVQADPATGKKLWVHHGGFSVFGSVSFWNDTAQVDYSNESLRRELVRIERSWVERFGVDGFRVDMAYLDLNANFSRTWGVAMPPREFMEMLITSVKAAYPATAFMAEGYDNWDELSSCGFDLIYGKNDMSRPGGHTGWYDAVQSREPGRIRAAIERVEYLQWQKGGSDMLDFIGNHDEPSPARAFGSWMQGASFLTLLLPGGQLFYGSQEIGFDAGGSPATGPKSIPFDFPVQVDWKEADQAVSRFYQDAFRAAIAVRAHLGNPSLKALHPQGDPAWVGYALVAAGEKKPGALVLANPTAQSVAVDFRDAQLDTGWTGTLPAYGYTLVEPSGK comes from the coding sequence ATGGCTACATCACTCAAGCGCTTCTATGACGGCAGTCCCCGCAATAGGATACCGGCCCGGGCCGACTCCAGCTATCAGCGCCTCCAGCAGCTGCGCTCCTTGCTGAGCCTCGGCACCCCGAAATCCGACGGAAGCATGATCGGGCCTTTCGTCTTCCGGTCGGACGGCGGCCGCTCAACGACCGCCCCCACCGCCGGCTTGGAAGGCTTCGTCTACGCCGAAGGCCAAGCCGCCGCCGAAGACGGCGCGGGCTCCATCCGCCACCACCTGCAGGACTACGGCCGCTACCTCGACGACCTGCTCGCGCCCATCCCCTGGGCCGCGGAAGCCCGCAAGCATGTCAAGGAGCTCGTCTCCGGCCCAGGCTCGGACACGGCCAAGTACGACCAGCTCATGAGCTTCGTGCGGCAGTACACCGAGACCCTGCGCGCGCAGGTCGCGGCCTCGGACAAGAGCCAGTGGCTCCGCCAGGCCCGCATCTACGAGGTCTTCCCCCGCGCCTACAATCTGGCGGGCAAGCGCGCGGCCATGGGACGAGCCCCCGGCGGCGGCGCGCCCTTCTTCGCCGATTTCGGGACCCAAGACCTGCAGGACATCAAGGCTCTGGGTTTCGACGCGCTCTGGGTGATGGGCATATTCCCCATCGGACAGCGCAATCAGTCCGGCACGGGCGGCGGCTCGCCCTACTCCATAGAGGACCACGAGTCCTTGAACCCGGAGCTGGGCTCGCCCGAGGACTTCCGCGGCTTCGTGGCGCGCGCCCACGAGTTGGGCCTGAAGGTCATCATAGACTTCGTGCCCAACCACACGTCCATGGACTCCAAGCTGCTGACCAGCCATCCGGAGTTCTTCCTCCACAAGGACGCCGACCCCTCCCACCCGGACACGCCGGACAACGGCTACTTCGTCCAGGCCGACCCGGCTACGGGCAAGAAGCTCTGGGTGCATCACGGCGGCTTCAGCGTGTTCGGCAGCGTGTCCTTCTGGAACGACACGGCCCAGGTGGATTACTCCAACGAGAGCCTGCGCCGCGAGCTGGTGCGCATCGAGCGCTCCTGGGTGGAGCGCTTCGGCGTGGACGGCTTCCGCGTGGACATGGCCTACCTCGACCTCAACGCCAACTTCTCCCGGACCTGGGGCGTGGCCATGCCGCCGCGCGAGTTCATGGAGATGCTCATCACCTCCGTCAAGGCGGCCTATCCCGCGACCGCGTTCATGGCCGAGGGCTACGACAACTGGGATGAGCTCTCGTCCTGCGGCTTCGACCTCATCTACGGCAAGAACGACATGTCTCGGCCGGGCGGGCACACGGGCTGGTACGACGCGGTGCAGAGCCGCGAGCCGGGCCGCATCCGCGCCGCGATCGAGCGCGTGGAGTATCTGCAGTGGCAGAAGGGCGGCTCGGACATGCTGGACTTCATCGGCAACCACGACGAGCCCTCGCCCGCGCGCGCCTTCGGGTCTTGGATGCAGGGGGCGTCTTTCCTGACCTTGCTTCTGCCGGGCGGGCAGCTCTTCTACGGCTCGCAGGAGATCGGCTTCGACGCGGGCGGGAGCCCGGCCACGGGGCCGAAATCCATCCCCTTCGACTTCCCGGTGCAGGTGGATTGGAAAGAGGCGGACCAGGCGGTGTCGCGGTTCTACCAGGACGCTTTCCGCGCGGCCATCGCGGTGCGCGCGCACCTGGGCAATCCCTCGCTCAAGGCCCTGCACCCGCAGGGCGACCCGGCCTGGGTGGGCTATGCCCTGGTGGCCGCGGGCGAGAAGAAGCCCGGGGCGCTGGTGCTGGCCAACCCTACGGCCCAGAGCGTGGCCGTGGACTTCCGCGACGCCCAGCTCGACACGGGCTGGACGGGGACCTTGCCCGCCTACGGCTACACGCTGGTCGAGCCCTCGGGCAAATAG